A genome region from Methanobacterium aggregans includes the following:
- a CDS encoding DUF166 domain-containing protein produces MELKIFILTCGDYGARIVNTIAEQGFASNIVGLHEFPEDMPEFIDDFKSQVPENLPECDLILALDLKGDINMVLPEVAQKSGAKAVIAPIHDPSQIPPGLQREIIESTPDDVLVLFPKPFCSLKPVENPVVDEFAEEFGRPKLEIQTDDLVRKVKVLRGAPCGSTWYVAENLEGFPVEEAETESGNKIHNYPCLASMNTDPSLDDTILHLAGYNIKEAVKRGLGFASRSAVVLEEDCMGDVDCDHNCRDVCPQVKTGAKTITINDSGKAIIDPASCGCCEICIRECPYGAIELIEERMDI; encoded by the coding sequence ATGGAACTGAAAATATTCATACTGACATGTGGGGACTACGGGGCCAGAATTGTTAACACCATTGCTGAGCAGGGTTTTGCATCGAACATAGTGGGCCTGCATGAATTTCCAGAGGATATGCCCGAGTTCATAGACGATTTTAAATCCCAGGTCCCAGAAAACCTTCCAGAATGTGACCTTATCCTGGCACTTGACCTTAAAGGAGATATAAACATGGTGCTCCCAGAGGTAGCACAGAAAAGTGGTGCAAAAGCTGTTATTGCCCCGATACATGACCCCTCCCAGATTCCACCAGGACTTCAAAGGGAGATAATAGAATCTACACCAGATGATGTCCTGGTCCTCTTTCCCAAGCCATTCTGCAGTTTGAAGCCTGTGGAAAACCCTGTTGTGGATGAGTTTGCAGAGGAGTTTGGAAGGCCAAAACTTGAGATCCAGACCGATGACCTCGTGAGGAAGGTGAAGGTTTTAAGGGGAGCACCATGCGGCTCCACATGGTACGTTGCAGAGAATCTGGAAGGCTTTCCAGTTGAAGAGGCTGAAACTGAATCAGGAAACAAAATCCACAACTACCCATGCCTGGCTTCAATGAACACAGACCCTTCCCTTGATGATACCATACTGCACCTTGCAGGCTACAACATAAAGGAAGCTGTGAAAAGGGGCCTGGGATTTGCATCCAGATCAGCAGTGGTTTTGGAGGAGGACTGCATGGGGGATGTGGACTGTGATCACAACTGCAGGGATGTCTGTCCCCAGGTGAAAACCGGTGCAAAAACCATCACCATTAATGACAGTGGCAAGGCCATTATAGACCCCGCATCCTGTGGCTGCTGTGAAATATGCATAAGGGAATGTCCCTACGGTGCAATTGAACTGA